Proteins encoded by one window of Nitrincola iocasae:
- the pseH gene encoding UDP-4-amino-4,6-dideoxy-N-acetyl-beta-L-altrosamine N-acetyltransferase produces the protein MSISNKNFRPITNKDLPLLLTWRNHPDIRKFMYTQHEITLSEHQNWFDKVSRDPTRQLLLYYDYYNPVGFCQFTINKHRAEWGFYLSPEATTGAGTRLGKTALNYAFDEMQLHKVSGEALDFNLPSVKFHRKLGFVDEGCLRDHAEIDGKYYDIYCFGLLKTEWHSKREKL, from the coding sequence ATGAGTATTAGTAATAAAAATTTCAGGCCAATTACTAATAAAGATTTACCGTTGCTACTGACTTGGAGAAATCATCCTGATATTCGTAAGTTTATGTATACTCAGCATGAGATAACGCTTTCAGAACACCAAAATTGGTTTGATAAAGTAAGTAGGGATCCTACACGCCAGCTTTTATTGTATTATGACTATTATAATCCAGTCGGTTTTTGTCAATTTACGATTAACAAGCACCGGGCAGAGTGGGGATTTTATTTGTCTCCAGAAGCGACTACGGGGGCGGGAACACGTTTAGGTAAAACAGCTCTGAACTATGCTTTTGATGAGATGCAATTGCATAAAGTTTCTGGTGAAGCTTTAGATTTTAACCTGCCTTCAGTTAAATTTCATAGAAAGCTAGGCTTTGTTGACGAAGGCTGTTTACGAGATCATGCTGAAATAGATGGAAAATATTATGATATATATTGTTTTGGTTTACTGAAAACTGAGTGGCATAGCAAGCGAGAAAAACTATGA
- the pseI gene encoding pseudaminic acid synthase yields MTVKAINIDERIISSKQSPYIIAELSANHNGKLETALKIIEEAKKAGADAVKVQTYTADTITLNSDSEDFCIKGGLWDGRTLYDLYQEAHMPWSWHKPLFEYAQKIGITIFSSPFDATAVDLLESLNAPAYKIASFEAIDIPLIEYVARTGKPMIISTGMADAEEIQEAIDAAKGAGCKELAILHCVSGYPAPAGDYNLHTIPDMIERFGLVTGLSDHTLDNTTAITSIALGASIIEKHFTLDRNGGGPDDSFSLEPAELFALCRDSKTAWQALGKVDYGRKSSEQSNAQFRRSLYFVKDMKAGDVIGEDCIRSVRPGYGLPPKELIKLIGKRVSKDIQKFSAVKIECIAL; encoded by the coding sequence ATGACAGTAAAAGCTATAAATATTGACGAACGGATTATTTCATCCAAGCAATCTCCATACATCATAGCTGAGTTATCAGCTAACCATAATGGGAAGCTGGAAACAGCCCTGAAAATTATAGAGGAGGCGAAAAAAGCAGGAGCTGATGCCGTTAAGGTGCAAACATATACTGCTGATACCATTACCTTGAATAGTGATAGTGAAGACTTTTGCATAAAGGGTGGATTGTGGGATGGTAGAACACTCTATGACTTGTATCAGGAAGCACATATGCCATGGTCATGGCATAAACCTTTGTTTGAATATGCACAAAAAATAGGTATAACCATTTTCAGTTCTCCCTTTGATGCTACTGCAGTGGATTTGTTAGAGAGTCTAAATGCACCTGCATACAAAATTGCTAGTTTTGAAGCTATTGATATACCTTTGATAGAATATGTGGCTCGTACTGGTAAACCGATGATTATTTCAACCGGTATGGCCGATGCCGAAGAAATACAGGAAGCTATAGATGCTGCCAAGGGTGCAGGTTGTAAAGAGTTGGCAATTCTACATTGTGTAAGTGGCTATCCGGCTCCAGCTGGGGATTATAACTTACACACTATCCCTGACATGATAGAGCGTTTTGGTTTGGTGACAGGACTTTCAGATCACACTCTTGATAATACTACTGCGATTACCAGTATCGCACTGGGCGCCAGCATAATTGAAAAGCACTTTACTCTTGATCGTAACGGTGGTGGTCCTGATGATAGTTTCTCGTTGGAGCCTGCAGAACTATTTGCGCTCTGTAGAGATAGTAAAACCGCCTGGCAAGCCCTTGGAAAAGTAGATTATGGTCGTAAAAGTAGTGAACAGAGCAATGCTCAATTCCGTCGTTCGCTTTACTTTGTTAAAGACATGAAGGCTGGTGACGTGATCGGTGAGGATTGTATTCGTAGCGTAAGACCTGGCTATGGATTACCACCAAAAGAATTAATTAAATTAATAGGTAAGAGAGTAAGTAAGGATATACAAAAATTCAGTGCTGTTAAAATAGAATGTATTGCTTTATAA
- a CDS encoding acyltransferase family protein — protein MHKFFKKNIKSRIEQFGFSAPFITCQQSFVLDFLRVVALMLVVNAHLLQIFIYPYWNPTESLEEWQFLLYILRYSGQFGVMIFFSLSGFLIYYSIINNINKNKVFDCKEYFLLRFFRIYPPLIFSIFILMVIHYLLYSIDISSSDDFTKGDEIYVARENLTLSWKNILGSSLLINDMFSGFYSPVLNGPLWSIAYEFWFYMAALVFTWVIFKSYFFAYAFLVIIFYSSWEYVEWWCYGWSVWFVAFAMTHIETNYSKHVSTTIGFSGSVLFLFIWLYFYNNRVDTWYEYRSYYPLGIIFSFLLPVMLNRCGKICKFLNLYKIVSKISGCSYTIYLLHFPVFMIFFVLTNLIVDDWLERLLVMVFALLFCFSISYIIACYLEDKKLIKHLVSKVR, from the coding sequence ATGCATAAATTTTTTAAAAAAAATATAAAATCGCGCATTGAGCAGTTTGGTTTTTCAGCACCATTTATTACATGCCAGCAATCTTTTGTTCTTGATTTTTTGCGTGTTGTTGCTCTGATGTTAGTTGTTAATGCCCATTTATTACAAATATTTATTTATCCATATTGGAATCCCACTGAGTCACTTGAAGAATGGCAGTTTTTATTGTATATACTTAGGTATAGTGGGCAATTTGGTGTAATGATATTTTTTTCTTTAAGCGGATTTTTAATTTATTATTCCATAATTAACAATATCAATAAAAATAAAGTTTTTGATTGTAAGGAGTATTTTTTATTAAGGTTTTTTAGAATATACCCACCATTAATTTTTAGTATCTTTATATTAATGGTTATCCATTATTTATTGTATTCTATTGATATTTCGTCTAGTGATGATTTCACGAAAGGAGATGAGATATATGTAGCTCGTGAAAATTTGACGTTAAGCTGGAAAAACATACTAGGCTCAAGTCTGCTCATTAATGATATGTTTTCTGGATTTTATTCGCCAGTCTTAAATGGACCGTTATGGTCAATTGCTTATGAGTTCTGGTTTTACATGGCTGCCTTAGTTTTTACATGGGTTATTTTTAAAAGTTATTTTTTCGCATATGCTTTTTTAGTAATTATTTTTTATTCTAGTTGGGAATATGTAGAATGGTGGTGTTACGGCTGGAGTGTATGGTTTGTGGCTTTTGCAATGACCCACATTGAAACTAACTATAGCAAGCATGTCTCAACTACAATTGGATTTTCTGGATCTGTACTGTTTTTATTTATATGGCTTTATTTTTATAATAATCGAGTTGATACTTGGTATGAGTATCGGAGTTATTATCCACTTGGGATTATATTTTCATTTTTGTTGCCTGTTATGTTGAATCGATGTGGAAAAATCTGTAAATTTTTAAATTTGTATAAAATTGTGAGTAAAATATCTGGTTGTTCATATACTATTTATCTTTTACATTTTCCGGTTTTTATGATTTTCTTTGTTTTAACAAATTTAATTGTTGATGATTGGCTTGAAAGGTTATTAGTGATGGTTTTCGCACTACTATTCTGTTTTTCAATTTCTTACATAATAGCATGCTATTTAGAAGATAAAAAATTAATAAAGCATCTTGTAAGTAAAGTGCGATAA
- a CDS encoding capsular polysaccharide export protein, LipB/KpsS family, translating to MKFLCHAGPWSDAYFSYLVKEMYPSAKCDILSGHKKVDKSGLCDIYYEEVVKNKNNTYEITEEDLDIIARCRLLRALKINEALLHVNCMRKAICETLSILRPDIVLTETIDSYIMDLLNIESKKRNIPCIGLVTAFVNGCYRVSIRGEYVKSRNVTAEEVDVVLNDLLSKEYLPSFVVNSKQTIRYNAIKNWTRNLIKIPYFFLKRIFSEEKYNYHYWQAHITSAQLASFIPVIDPGEYKYLEKLKGTQSTVIYVPLQMFPEATIDYWCSSRDIIDYECILVDFIKKHKNINFLIKEHPNVVGYRSRRFYKRLKSCENVIFCPTYVQSNSLLNYYDAVLVWTGSVGFESAIRDKPVLCASRPYYFPKSFNCLIFSMSTSTVEIQKFIEDYYNDHASINQKELVRYLLEGCLEGRVRFDGSWCEENDEHVVEVKKLSTSLKAYIEKI from the coding sequence GTGAAGTTTCTCTGTCATGCAGGTCCATGGAGTGATGCATATTTTTCCTATCTTGTTAAGGAAATGTATCCGAGTGCAAAGTGCGATATATTGAGTGGGCATAAGAAAGTTGATAAATCTGGTCTTTGTGATATTTATTACGAAGAGGTAGTTAAAAATAAAAACAATACATATGAAATAACAGAAGAAGATCTAGATATTATAGCTAGATGTCGTCTGCTAAGGGCTTTGAAAATCAATGAAGCATTGCTTCATGTAAACTGTATGAGAAAAGCTATTTGTGAAACCTTAAGTATTCTCCGCCCCGATATTGTGTTAACAGAAACTATAGATTCATATATTATGGACTTGTTAAATATTGAGTCTAAAAAACGTAATATTCCTTGTATAGGGCTTGTTACAGCATTTGTAAATGGATGCTATAGAGTTAGTATTCGTGGTGAATATGTTAAATCTAGAAATGTAACTGCTGAAGAAGTAGATGTTGTACTGAATGATTTATTGAGCAAAGAATACTTGCCTAGCTTTGTAGTTAACTCCAAACAAACTATTCGTTATAATGCAATAAAAAACTGGACAAGAAATTTAATAAAAATACCTTACTTTTTTCTTAAAAGAATATTCTCCGAAGAAAAGTATAACTATCATTATTGGCAAGCGCATATAACTTCAGCGCAATTAGCATCTTTTATACCAGTGATAGATCCTGGCGAGTATAAGTATCTGGAAAAACTTAAAGGTACACAGTCAACTGTAATATATGTCCCTCTGCAGATGTTTCCAGAAGCAACAATTGATTACTGGTGTTCGTCGCGTGATATTATTGATTATGAATGTATATTAGTAGATTTTATAAAAAAACATAAAAACATTAACTTCTTAATTAAAGAGCATCCTAATGTTGTAGGCTATCGAAGCCGTAGATTTTATAAAAGGTTGAAGTCATGCGAAAATGTTATTTTCTGTCCAACCTATGTGCAATCAAACTCTCTTTTGAACTATTATGATGCTGTATTGGTATGGACTGGCAGCGTTGGTTTCGAATCAGCAATTAGAGATAAGCCCGTTTTATGTGCTAGTAGGCCCTATTATTTTCCAAAAAGTTTTAATTGTTTGATATTTTCAATGAGTACCAGTACTGTTGAAATACAAAAATTCATTGAAGACTATTATAATGATCATGCTTCGATTAACCAAAAAGAACTTGTTCGATATTTGCTTGAAGGCTGTTTGGAAGGCCGAGTTAGATTCGATGGATCTTGGTGTGAAGAAAATGATGAGCATGTAGTAGAAGTAAAAAAATTGTCTACATCTCTTAAAGCATATATTGAGAAAATATAA